The proteins below come from a single Aegilops tauschii subsp. strangulata cultivar AL8/78 chromosome 6, Aet v6.0, whole genome shotgun sequence genomic window:
- the LOC109779951 gene encoding serine/arginine-rich splicing factor RSZ23, which translates to MARVYVGNLDPRATAREIEDEFRVFGVLKSVWVARKPPGFAFIDFDETRDAKDAIRELDGKNGWRVELSTKSGSGRGRERERSGGSDMKCYECGESGHFARECRLRIGSGGLGSGRRRSRSPRHRSRSRSPRYRRSPSYGRRSYSPRDRSPRKRSYSRSPPPPRARSISRSPPPARARSISRSPPPARGRSISRSPPPARARNISRSPPPPRARSISKSPPPARERSYSRSPAQPPQREESPYADNA; encoded by the exons ATGGCTCGCGTCTACGTGGGGAATCTGGATCCGCGCGCCACTGCGCGCGAGATCGAGGACGAGTTCCGCGTGTTTGGGGTTCTCAAGAG TGTGTGGGTTGCTAGAAAGCCACCAGGATTTGCTTTCATTGACTTTGATGAGACCAGGGACGCAAAGGATGCAATTCGTGAATTGGATG GCAAGAATGGGTGGAGAGTTGAGCTGTCAACCAAATCTGGTAGTGGCCGTGGCCGAGAACGTGAACGCTCTGGAGGTTCTGATATGAAGTGCTATGAGTGTGGTGAAAGTGGCCACTTTGCACGAGAGTGTCGCCTACGGATTGGTTCTGGGGGCCTGGGTAGCGGAAGACGCCGCAGCCGGAGCCCGAGGCACCGCAGCCGTAGCCGTAGCCCAAGATACCGCAGGAGCCCAAGCTATGGCAGAAG GAGCTACAGCCCACGGGATCGGTCTCCCAGGAAGCGAAGTTACAGCAGATCACCACCGCCTCCCCGGGCGCGGAGTATCAGCAGGTCTCCACCACCTGCCCGTGCGCGAAGCATCAGCAGGTCTCCACCGCCGGCCCGTGGGCGAAGCATCAGCAGGTCACCGCCGCCTGCCCGTGCGCGAAACATCAGCAGGTCACCACCGCCTCCTCGCGCCAGAAGCATCAGTAAGTCACCACCGCCAGCCCGTGAACGGAGCTATAGCAGGTCCCCAGCACAGCCACCCCAGCGTGAGGAGTCCCCTTATGCTGATAACGCGTGA